A single genomic interval of Daucus carota subsp. sativus chromosome 1, DH1 v3.0, whole genome shotgun sequence harbors:
- the LOC108205369 gene encoding BTB/POZ domain and ankyrin repeat-containing protein NPR1, with the protein MENLTEPSSSISFSSSNGSTGYTLTESSVSEKVSSLQVVSLYKLSASLEQLLIDSVGEYSDADIVVEDIAVGVHRCILAARSKFFDALFKKEKKGGSAGKGSRPRYCMSDMLPFGNVGYEAFLIVLSYLYTGKLKPSPAEVSTCVDDGCAHDACRPAINFSVELMYASAIFEVPELISLFQRRLFNFVEKAHVEDVIPIILAAFHCQLTQLLDQCIHRVARSDLDSISLEKEFPFEVAERIKLLRDKLQGVKLQADDSAMIPEDPLREKSTRRIHKALDSDDVELVKLLLTESNISLDEANALHYAAAYCDPKVVSQLLSLDLADVNLRNARGYTVLHVAALRKEPSIIVPLLSRGACALETTLDGRSAVSICKRLTRPKDFHAKTEKGQKSNKDRLCINVLEQEVHRNPMAGNSSRSSSNITDDLHLKLLCLENRVAFARLLFPYEAQLAMENASADTTSEFSSILESKVSSGNLREVDLNETPIAQNKRLLSRMEALSKTVETGRRYFPHCSEILDNFMVDDLPDSFYLEEGSAEEQEFRRKRFIELKEDVQKAFTKDKAELERVGLGSSLSTSSNKKRRKFQS; encoded by the exons ATGGAGAATTTGACTGAACCATCATCATCGATAAGTTTTAGTTCTTCTAATGGCTCAACTGGCTACACTTTAACCGAATCATCTGTCTCGGAGAAAGTATCTAGTCTTCAAGTTGTGAGTTTATATAAGCTTAGTGCTAGCTTAGAGCAACTTTTGATTGATAGTGTTGGTGAGTATAGTGATGCGGATATTGTAGTTGAAGATATTGCTGTAGGAGTCCACCGTTGTATATTAGCTGCTAGGAGTAAATTTTTCGATGCACTTTTTAAGAAAGAGAAGAAGGGTGGTTCTGCGGGGAAGGGAAGTAGACCGAGATATTGTATGAGTGATATGTTGCCATTTGGTAATGTTGGATATGAGGCCTTCTTAATTGTCTTGAGTTATTTGTATACCGGAAAGCTGAAGCCTTCTCCAGCGGAGGTGTCAACTTGTGTTGATGATGGATGTGCTCATGATGCCTGTCGACCTGCTATTAACTTCTCCGTGGAATTGATGTATGCATCTGCCATATTTGAGGTCCCGGAGCTGATTTCACTTTTCCAG CGGCGTCTTTTCAACTTTGTGGAAAAGGCTCATGTTGAAGATGTCATCCCAATCATCCTTGCCGCTTTCCACTGTCAATTAACTCAGCTTCTCGATCAATGTATTCATAGAGTCGCACGATCAGATCTCGACAGCATTTCTCTTGAGAAGGAATTCCCGTTTGAAGTTGCAGAGAGAATTAAGTTGCTCCGTGATAAATTACAGGGTGTTAAGTTACAGGCAGATGATAGTGCCATGATACCCGAGGATCCGTTGCGTGAAAAGAGTACAAGGAGAATACACAAGGCTTTGGACTCTGATGATGTTGAACTTGTAAAACTTCTTCTGACCGAGTCTAATATAAGTTTAGATGAAGCCAATGCCCTGCATTATGCTGCTGCATACTGTGATCCAAAAGTTGTATCTCAGTTGCTTAGTCTGGATCTGGCTGATGTCAACCTTCGAAATGCACGGGGCTACACAGTTCTCCATGTTGCTGCATTACGTAAGGAACCATCAATAATTGTACCACTTCTAAGCAGAGGAGCTTGTGCCTTAGAAACAACACTAGATGGACGGAGTGCTGTCAGTATCTGCAAGAGGCTGACAAGGCCAAAGGATTTTCATGCTAAAACAGAAAAAGGCCAAAAATCAAACAAAGACAGATTATGCATTAATGTTTTAGAGCAAGAGGTGCACAGGAATCCAATGGCTGGAAATTCATCAAGGTCCTCTTCAAACATAACTGATGATCTGCACTTGAAGCTTTTATGCCTTGAAAACAGAG TGGCATTTGCACGGTTACTTTTTCCGTACGAGGCCCAGCTAGCCATGGAAAATGCCAGCGCAGACACAACGTCTGAGTTCTCTAGCATTTTGGAATCCAAAGTTTCAAGTGGCAATTTAAGAGAGGTAGATCTGAATGAGACACCCATAGCACAGAACAAAAGACTTCTCTCAAGGATGGAAGCCCTCTCGAAAACAG TTGAGACAGGTCGGCGGTATTTCCCACATTGCTCGGAAATCTTGGATAACTTTATGGTGGATGATCTACCTGATTCGTTCTACCTTGAAGAGGGCAGTGCAGAAGAACAGGAATTCAGAAGAAAGCGTTTTATCGAGCTTAAAGAGGATGTTCAAAAAGCATTTACCAAGGACAAAGCTGAGTTAGAGAGGGTTGGCTTGGGCTCTTCACTATCCACATCCTCTAATAAGAAGAGACGTAAATTTCaaagttga
- the LOC108205370 gene encoding transcription termination factor MTEF18, mitochondrial isoform X2, producing the protein MEAQVALFDYLYCTRGFHYLDAEQISKNSPHFVQNLLCKVDSEEDVSRALAKFFRYNPINEFEPFLESLGLSPSELEHLLPRDLFFLGDDHILLENFHVLCEYGIPQSKIGKMFKEANEIFRYEYRILAMKLGTYEELGLSRPTVIKLVTCCPSLLVGDVQFVQVFQKLKQLGFGTDWIRDNLSDSKTYDWNRMLDTINFLADVGYNDIQMGLLFQTSPLLLFEGSGKRLYIMVCGLIKLGLEMSEVYSLFSENPQLLSAKYALNLAKAVSFMSEIGMETEAIAKVVTDQVHLLGSHPLKGPRTVLKSLEVDKATLCHIIKEDTSKLISLASKVASVKQTKLQNPSNFLEKTNFLLSLGYLENTEEMAKAWKEFRGRGDQLQERFDCLVQAGLDCSVVSSMIRHAPSVLNQSKEVLIEKIDCLRSYLGYTPESIVTFPSYLCYDIGRIKLRLSMYAWLRKQGASKPNITVSTLLVSSDARFVKYFVNIHPEGPVMWEFFRKLLHVG; encoded by the coding sequence ATGGAGGCACAAGTTGCGCTTTTTGATTACTTGTATTGTACTAGAGGGTTTCACTACCTGGATGCGGAGCAGATTAGTAAGAATTCACCTCATTTTGTTCAAAACTTGTTGTGTAAGGTTGACAGTGAGGAGGATGTATCGCGAGCTCTAGCAAAATTCTTCCGTTATAATCCAATAAATGAGTTTGAGCCTTTTTTGGAGAGTTTGGGTTTGTCTCCGTCAGAATTGGAACATCTTCTTCCGCGGGACTTGTTCTTTCTAGGAGATGATCACATCTTACTTGAGAATTTCCATGTTCTCTGTGAGTATGGGATTCCTCAAAGTAAGATTGGAAAGATGTTTAAGGAAGCAAATGAAATATTTAGATATGAATATAGGATATTGGCCATGAAACTCGGTACATATGAAGAGTTAGGACTGAGTAGACCTACAGTTATAAAGCTGGTAACTTGCTGCCCTTCACTTCTTGTTGGCGATGTACAATTTGTCCAGGTTTTCCAAAAGCTCAAACAATTAGGGTTTGGAACAGATTGGATTAGAGATAATCTATCTGACTCTAAAACTTATGATTGGAATAGGATGCTCGATACGATTAATTTTTTAGCTGATGTTGGTTACAATGATATACAGATGGGACTCCTATTTCAGACGAGTCCATTGTTGCTGTTTGAGGGTTCTGGAAAGAGGTTATATATAATGGTTTGTGGGTTAATTAAGTTGGGTCTTGAGATGAGTGAAGTTTACTCGTTGTTCTCAGAAAATCCTCAATTGTTATCTGCAAAATATGCACTAAATCTTGCGAAAGCAGTAAGTTTTATGTCTGAGATAGGAATGGAAACAGAAGCAATTGCTAAAGTTGTGACTGATCAAGTGCATTTACTTGGTTCACATCCTCTGAAAGGTCCCAGGACTGTTCTGAAGAGTTTAGAAGTTGATAAAGCTACATTATGTCACATAATAAAGGAAGATACTTCAAAGTTGATCAGTTTGGCTTCCAAAGTAGCAAGTGTTAAACAGACGAAGCTCCAGAATCCTAGTAATTTTCTGGAGAAAACAAACTTTTTATTAAGCTTAGGCTATTTAGAAAATACAGAAGAAATGGCGAAAGCCTGGAAAGAGTTCCGAGGTAGAGGAGACCAGTTACAAGAAAGATTTGATTGCCTGGTACAAGCCGGGTTGGACTGCAGTGTTGTGTCAAGTATGATCAGACATGCCCCATCAGTGCTGAACCAGTCAAAAGAGGTGCTCATAGAAAAGATTGATTGTTTAAGAAGCTATTTAGGTTACACACCAGAATCTATTGTGACATTTCCATCATACCTATGTTATGATATAGGACGGATCAAGCTTAGGCTTTCGATGTATGCATGGTTAAGAAAGCAAGGCGCATCAAAACCTAATATTACAGTGAGCACATTACTTGTGTCTTCAGATGCAAGGTTTGTCAAATACTTTGTTAACATTCACCCTGAAGGTCCTGTTATGTGggaattttttagaaaattattacATGTAGGCTAG
- the LOC108205370 gene encoding transcription termination factor MTEF18, mitochondrial isoform X1: MISQFKICKVFNAGCGYEKPLSRYSSVRIVCFQHSESVERGKQCVRKSVETSSSVAASRFSRGAKMEAQVALFDYLYCTRGFHYLDAEQISKNSPHFVQNLLCKVDSEEDVSRALAKFFRYNPINEFEPFLESLGLSPSELEHLLPRDLFFLGDDHILLENFHVLCEYGIPQSKIGKMFKEANEIFRYEYRILAMKLGTYEELGLSRPTVIKLVTCCPSLLVGDVQFVQVFQKLKQLGFGTDWIRDNLSDSKTYDWNRMLDTINFLADVGYNDIQMGLLFQTSPLLLFEGSGKRLYIMVCGLIKLGLEMSEVYSLFSENPQLLSAKYALNLAKAVSFMSEIGMETEAIAKVVTDQVHLLGSHPLKGPRTVLKSLEVDKATLCHIIKEDTSKLISLASKVASVKQTKLQNPSNFLEKTNFLLSLGYLENTEEMAKAWKEFRGRGDQLQERFDCLVQAGLDCSVVSSMIRHAPSVLNQSKEVLIEKIDCLRSYLGYTPESIVTFPSYLCYDIGRIKLRLSMYAWLRKQGASKPNITVSTLLVSSDARFVKYFVNIHPEGPVMWEFFRKLLHVG; encoded by the coding sequence ATGATTTCCCAATTCAAGATTTGCAAGGTTTTTAATGCTGGTTGTGGGTATGAGAAACCTTTATCCAGATATAGTTCTGTGAGAATTGTCTGTTTTCAGCATTCGGAGTCTGTAGAAAGGGGTAAGCAATGTGTTAGGAAATCGGTTGAAACTTCGAGTTCTGTTGCTGCTTCTAGGTTCTCGAGGGGTGCTAAAATGGAGGCACAAGTTGCGCTTTTTGATTACTTGTATTGTACTAGAGGGTTTCACTACCTGGATGCGGAGCAGATTAGTAAGAATTCACCTCATTTTGTTCAAAACTTGTTGTGTAAGGTTGACAGTGAGGAGGATGTATCGCGAGCTCTAGCAAAATTCTTCCGTTATAATCCAATAAATGAGTTTGAGCCTTTTTTGGAGAGTTTGGGTTTGTCTCCGTCAGAATTGGAACATCTTCTTCCGCGGGACTTGTTCTTTCTAGGAGATGATCACATCTTACTTGAGAATTTCCATGTTCTCTGTGAGTATGGGATTCCTCAAAGTAAGATTGGAAAGATGTTTAAGGAAGCAAATGAAATATTTAGATATGAATATAGGATATTGGCCATGAAACTCGGTACATATGAAGAGTTAGGACTGAGTAGACCTACAGTTATAAAGCTGGTAACTTGCTGCCCTTCACTTCTTGTTGGCGATGTACAATTTGTCCAGGTTTTCCAAAAGCTCAAACAATTAGGGTTTGGAACAGATTGGATTAGAGATAATCTATCTGACTCTAAAACTTATGATTGGAATAGGATGCTCGATACGATTAATTTTTTAGCTGATGTTGGTTACAATGATATACAGATGGGACTCCTATTTCAGACGAGTCCATTGTTGCTGTTTGAGGGTTCTGGAAAGAGGTTATATATAATGGTTTGTGGGTTAATTAAGTTGGGTCTTGAGATGAGTGAAGTTTACTCGTTGTTCTCAGAAAATCCTCAATTGTTATCTGCAAAATATGCACTAAATCTTGCGAAAGCAGTAAGTTTTATGTCTGAGATAGGAATGGAAACAGAAGCAATTGCTAAAGTTGTGACTGATCAAGTGCATTTACTTGGTTCACATCCTCTGAAAGGTCCCAGGACTGTTCTGAAGAGTTTAGAAGTTGATAAAGCTACATTATGTCACATAATAAAGGAAGATACTTCAAAGTTGATCAGTTTGGCTTCCAAAGTAGCAAGTGTTAAACAGACGAAGCTCCAGAATCCTAGTAATTTTCTGGAGAAAACAAACTTTTTATTAAGCTTAGGCTATTTAGAAAATACAGAAGAAATGGCGAAAGCCTGGAAAGAGTTCCGAGGTAGAGGAGACCAGTTACAAGAAAGATTTGATTGCCTGGTACAAGCCGGGTTGGACTGCAGTGTTGTGTCAAGTATGATCAGACATGCCCCATCAGTGCTGAACCAGTCAAAAGAGGTGCTCATAGAAAAGATTGATTGTTTAAGAAGCTATTTAGGTTACACACCAGAATCTATTGTGACATTTCCATCATACCTATGTTATGATATAGGACGGATCAAGCTTAGGCTTTCGATGTATGCATGGTTAAGAAAGCAAGGCGCATCAAAACCTAATATTACAGTGAGCACATTACTTGTGTCTTCAGATGCAAGGTTTGTCAAATACTTTGTTAACATTCACCCTGAAGGTCCTGTTATGTGggaattttttagaaaattattacATGTAGGCTAG